The Gemmatimonadaceae bacterium genome window below encodes:
- a CDS encoding DUF4403 family protein: MMFHIDVTDRGVAALRLHPQSRLPAVDRKIHASDSARRASSVGTISEQEDSGDSAGSLWLVLAPEQVRLGGLRLEDTATSTSVDVRLFARPLLVNGPQLTRITTTLPPLVPANRVVGDSAHLLLEGLLGYDAASTLLAKQLVGRHFSQAPDAESR; this comes from the coding sequence ATGATGTTCCACATCGACGTCACTGATCGTGGGGTGGCTGCGCTTCGGCTGCACCCGCAGAGTCGACTGCCCGCGGTCGATCGCAAGATTCACGCATCTGATTCGGCGAGACGCGCGTCGAGCGTTGGTACAATCTCCGAACAAGAAGATTCTGGTGATTCCGCGGGCAGCCTCTGGCTGGTACTGGCACCGGAACAGGTTCGACTGGGCGGATTGCGGCTTGAGGATACCGCAACTTCGACTTCAGTAGATGTCCGCCTGTTCGCGCGGCCTTTGCTGGTAAACGGACCGCAGCTTACGAGGATCACGACGACACTTCCTCCGTTGGTACCGGCCAATCGAGTGGTAGGAGACAGCGCCCACCTGCTGCTCGAGGGTCTGCTTGGCTACGATGCGGCGAGCACATTGCTGGCCAAACAGCTCGTCGGGCGACACTTCAGCCAAGCTCCAGACGCCGAGTCGCGGTGA
- a CDS encoding transglycosylase domain-containing protein: protein MRKGMELYLTVWLELLLSKERILDLYLNLAEWGPSVYGAEAAAKLHFGKSAASLSRDEPHGLPAILPSPKTLVSWGSHRHASRGRDHGTHAV, encoded by the coding sequence GTGAGAAAGGGCATGGAACTCTATCTGACGGTCTGGCTGGAGTTGCTGCTCTCGAAGGAACGCATCCTTGACCTGTACCTGAACCTCGCCGAGTGGGGCCCCAGCGTGTACGGGGCGGAGGCGGCGGCGAAACTGCACTTCGGCAAGAGCGCCGCATCACTCTCACGAGACGAGCCGCACGGCTTGCCCGCCATCCTGCCGTCGCCCAAAACGCTGGTCTCCTGGGGGAGCCATCGCCACGCATCGCGCGGCCGCGATCATGGAACGCATGCAGTATGA